A part of Polyangiaceae bacterium genomic DNA contains:
- a CDS encoding RNA polymerase sigma factor, whose amino-acid sequence MPTPPKARQHSSSEGALARSTREPELVERAVAGELDAITELLRDLGPLVARTVRVILGNQHADADDVVQQSFVALIRSLPQYRAESNLATYTSRITTRTALAARRRERRRAEVHESYALAQPEQLVSPREEVASHIHALLDELVEEQAETLALRTVLGFSIDEIAEAMEVPRNTVKSRLRLAKAALRERLWDQQRADSEQPGAADAGGEA is encoded by the coding sequence ATGCCCACTCCCCCCAAAGCCCGACAGCACTCAAGCAGCGAGGGTGCGCTGGCGCGCAGCACCCGCGAGCCTGAACTGGTTGAGCGCGCCGTTGCTGGCGAGCTCGACGCGATCACGGAGCTGTTGCGCGATCTGGGCCCGCTCGTGGCCCGCACGGTGCGCGTCATACTCGGCAATCAGCATGCGGACGCGGACGATGTCGTGCAGCAGTCTTTCGTCGCGCTGATCCGCAGCCTTCCACAATACCGCGCGGAATCAAACTTGGCGACGTACACGAGTCGCATCACCACGCGCACCGCGCTGGCTGCTCGACGCAGGGAGCGGCGTCGCGCCGAGGTCCACGAGAGCTACGCCCTGGCGCAGCCAGAGCAGCTGGTGTCGCCGCGGGAAGAGGTGGCCTCACACATCCACGCCCTGCTCGATGAGCTGGTCGAGGAACAGGCGGAGACGCTGGCGCTGCGCACGGTGCTGGGTTTCAGCATCGACGAGATAGCCGAGGCGATGGAGGTCCCGCGCAACACCGTGAAGAGCCGCCTGCGCCTGGCAAAGGCGGCGCTCCGAGAGCGACTCTGGGACCAACAGCGCGCTGACTCTGAGCAGCCGGGCGCCGCGGATGCTGGAGGTGAAGCATGA
- a CDS encoding sigma-70 family RNA polymerase sigma factor gives MAASFPASRAIVRFSDDSWSSAESNDDVHDRNIKSVRSLNTKGSSGNQASTVDRMEELELCRAWRDRQDVAARNRLVESHLDAVRALAHKYASGRAPLDDLVAVGRIGLLRACETFDPERGLRFMTYASFWVRAEMLSFVWHNRSLVPAGRSKLQRRLHPLRHERERMIQESGDRDAVDEALADRAGVSVEQFRRGMSEWNRRDVALDEPIATGGQTTRLDELSDDAPDSEVLLLSREVCDVRRDVVAAALESLDERERFIVESHLMAGPEEELSLSELGQALGVSRERVRQLELRAKRKIKSQLKRTPYEVELLLVS, from the coding sequence ATGGCAGCCTCCTTCCCCGCATCGCGAGCAATCGTGCGTTTCAGCGATGATTCTTGGTCGTCTGCAGAGTCGAACGACGACGTGCACGACCGCAATATCAAATCCGTTCGCTCGTTGAACACGAAGGGCTCCAGCGGGAACCAGGCAAGTACCGTGGACCGAATGGAAGAGCTCGAGCTGTGCCGCGCTTGGCGCGACCGTCAAGATGTCGCCGCTCGCAACCGACTGGTCGAGTCGCACCTGGATGCGGTGCGCGCGTTAGCGCACAAGTACGCTTCTGGCCGCGCTCCCCTCGACGACTTGGTGGCGGTGGGGCGCATCGGTCTCTTGCGTGCGTGCGAGACGTTCGATCCTGAGCGGGGCTTGCGCTTCATGACCTACGCGAGCTTCTGGGTCCGCGCGGAGATGCTCAGCTTCGTCTGGCACAATCGCTCGTTGGTTCCAGCCGGGCGCAGCAAGCTTCAACGGCGGTTGCATCCGCTGCGCCACGAGCGCGAGCGCATGATTCAGGAGTCTGGCGATCGCGACGCCGTGGATGAAGCACTGGCCGATCGGGCTGGCGTCAGCGTGGAGCAGTTCCGGCGTGGGATGTCCGAATGGAATCGTCGCGACGTCGCGCTCGATGAGCCGATCGCAACCGGTGGACAAACCACGCGTCTCGATGAGCTGTCTGACGACGCTCCCGACTCGGAGGTGCTGCTGCTGTCGCGGGAAGTCTGCGACGTACGTCGGGACGTGGTCGCCGCGGCCCTGGAGTCCCTCGACGAGCGCGAACGCTTCATCGTCGAGAGCCACCTGATGGCGGGACCAGAGGAAGAGCTCTCATTGAGCGAGCTCGGGCAGGCTCTCGGCGTCTCCCGGGAACGTGTCCGGCAGCTGGAGCTGCGCGCGAAGCGCAAGATCAAGAGCCAGCTGAAGCGCACTCCGTACGAGGTTGAGCTACTCTTGGTCTCCTGA
- a CDS encoding SDR family NAD(P)-dependent oxidoreductase, giving the protein MAGGSEGIGAAFASELARRGCNLVLIAEREQPLLKVAAQLAQRFPVQVRPYVVDLADVDAQAQLSEQLADVDVGLGIYNAAFSEVTLFNEQSLESKLRTVDVNARGALIFCDWLAPRLSRRGRGGLLLMSSLAALQGTPRVASYAATKAFDLVLAESLWHELKRDGVDVLAACAGATRTPGYEKTKPKHAGVLSPPVMEPADVAKEALDALGSGPSHVVGRSNRMVVSLLSRVLGRRRAVETLGRSMDEQYQ; this is encoded by the coding sequence GTGGCTGGAGGTTCCGAAGGGATTGGCGCGGCGTTCGCCAGCGAGCTTGCGCGGCGTGGCTGTAACTTGGTGCTCATCGCGGAGCGCGAGCAGCCGCTGCTGAAGGTCGCCGCTCAGCTCGCGCAACGCTTTCCCGTACAGGTTCGTCCCTACGTGGTCGATCTCGCCGATGTCGATGCCCAGGCTCAGTTGAGTGAACAGCTGGCGGACGTCGACGTCGGGCTCGGGATCTACAACGCGGCCTTCTCCGAGGTGACGTTGTTCAATGAGCAGAGCTTGGAGTCCAAGCTGCGGACGGTCGACGTGAACGCCCGCGGAGCGCTGATCTTTTGCGACTGGTTGGCCCCGCGACTCTCGCGCCGTGGGCGAGGTGGGTTGCTCCTGATGAGCTCGCTCGCGGCCCTCCAAGGCACACCACGAGTCGCTAGCTACGCCGCAACCAAGGCCTTCGACCTCGTGCTCGCGGAGTCGCTATGGCACGAGCTGAAGCGCGACGGTGTGGACGTATTGGCGGCGTGCGCGGGGGCCACGCGCACCCCAGGTTACGAGAAGACCAAGCCGAAGCACGCAGGGGTCCTCTCCCCCCCGGTCATGGAACCGGCAGACGTCGCGAAGGAGGCGCTCGACGCGCTGGGCAGTGGGCCGAGCCACGTCGTGGGAAGAAGCAACCGCATGGTGGTCTCGTTGCTCAGTCGGGTGCTGGGGCGCCGCCGCGCAGTGGAGACGTTGGGGCGCTCGATGGATGAACAGTACCAATGA
- a CDS encoding tetratricopeptide repeat protein translates to MSTPRRFPQDGSLRCLGPQGNITELHPEELFDKRAQNQLSRDEERVLEAHLERCAACRAEREAREHFQQALTVDHGALELALGGALGRIAEERARAPESPSPPAPSKPPVRRPTGGKRKRAGAVLAGVLLIAGAAAALGSVGGWRQAESDVEPARPVVAASTTQAPPPKQQRAEPSVLGTRALAVATPQSPAAPAPIAAGQSSGAGPKRAASSLPVRPVPVGAPSAGALFRKANSARSQGRLERAEALYGELIQRYPQARESEAARALLAQLALDHGSPQQALSAYDAYMRHGDEPPALREEALVGRARALQAMSDAKRERQAWRELLRRFPKSAAAGEARQRLRALSDP, encoded by the coding sequence ATGAGCACCCCGCGCCGTTTTCCGCAGGACGGGTCTCTGCGCTGCCTGGGGCCCCAGGGCAACATCACGGAGCTGCATCCCGAAGAGCTCTTCGACAAGCGGGCCCAGAACCAGCTGAGCCGTGACGAGGAGCGCGTCCTCGAAGCTCACCTGGAGCGCTGCGCTGCTTGCCGCGCGGAACGAGAGGCGCGGGAGCACTTTCAGCAAGCTCTGACCGTCGACCACGGCGCGCTCGAGCTAGCGCTCGGTGGCGCGCTGGGGCGCATCGCCGAAGAGCGCGCGCGGGCGCCGGAGAGCCCGTCGCCGCCCGCTCCTTCCAAGCCCCCGGTCCGGCGTCCCACTGGTGGCAAGCGCAAGCGTGCCGGCGCAGTGTTGGCTGGAGTGCTGTTGATCGCCGGAGCCGCGGCGGCGCTTGGCAGTGTCGGTGGCTGGAGGCAAGCGGAGAGCGACGTGGAGCCAGCCAGGCCGGTCGTCGCCGCTTCCACCACGCAGGCACCCCCGCCCAAACAGCAGCGCGCGGAGCCCTCGGTGCTCGGAACGAGAGCCCTTGCGGTGGCAACCCCCCAGAGCCCAGCGGCGCCCGCTCCCATTGCCGCAGGGCAATCCAGCGGAGCAGGCCCGAAGCGCGCAGCGAGCAGCCTTCCTGTGCGTCCGGTGCCCGTGGGCGCTCCAAGCGCCGGCGCGCTCTTTCGCAAAGCCAACTCAGCGCGCAGCCAAGGGCGGTTGGAGCGGGCGGAAGCTCTCTACGGGGAATTGATCCAGCGCTACCCCCAGGCTCGGGAATCCGAGGCGGCGCGCGCCCTGCTCGCTCAGCTCGCGCTGGATCACGGCAGCCCTCAGCAGGCTCTGTCAGCCTACGACGCATACATGCGGCACGGTGATGAGCCGCCCGCGCTGCGTGAAGAGGCGCTGGTGGGGCGGGCGCGAGCGCTGCAAGCCATGTCCGACGCAAAGCGTGAGCGCCAGGCCTGGCGCGAGCTGCTGCGGCGCTTCCCGAAGTCTGCTGCTGCCGGTGAAGCCCGTCAGCGCTTGCGAGCGCTGAGCGATCCATGA
- the sucC gene encoding ADP-forming succinate--CoA ligase subunit beta → MKIHEYQGKQIFAKYGIPIPQGVPCFSVDEVEAAAKKLIDETKIPVVVVKAQIHAGGRGKGGGVKVVKDGPAAARKVGEQLLGMQLVTHQTGPEGQKVRRLYVEQGLDIKRELYLALVVDRAARRIAVMASTEGGMDIEEVAAHTPEKIITVHVDPLIGLGAFQARQIAYGLKIGEGSPDPKKTVKQFCAIVTAMAKLFEKEDCSLCEVNPLVVTGTGDVVALDSKINFDSNAEARHKEWAELEDKDEEDPVELEAKEAGLSYVSLDGNIGCLVNGAGLAMSTMDIIKYYGGEPANFLDVGGGANKEQVTKAFKMILSSDKVKGIFVNIFGGIMKCDVIAEGVVAATKELGLTVPLVVRLEGTNVDQGKKILKESGLKIEPADSMADGAQKIVELAKQA, encoded by the coding sequence ATGAAGATTCACGAGTATCAAGGCAAGCAGATTTTTGCGAAGTACGGCATCCCGATCCCCCAGGGCGTGCCCTGCTTCAGCGTCGACGAGGTCGAGGCGGCAGCGAAGAAGCTGATCGACGAGACCAAGATCCCGGTGGTGGTGGTCAAGGCGCAAATTCACGCCGGTGGCCGCGGCAAGGGTGGCGGCGTCAAGGTGGTCAAGGACGGCCCCGCTGCCGCACGGAAAGTCGGCGAGCAGCTGCTTGGCATGCAGCTGGTGACTCACCAGACAGGCCCCGAGGGCCAGAAGGTGCGCCGCCTGTACGTCGAGCAAGGCCTCGACATCAAGCGCGAGCTGTACCTGGCGCTCGTCGTCGACCGCGCCGCGCGTCGCATCGCGGTCATGGCGTCGACCGAAGGCGGCATGGACATCGAGGAGGTCGCTGCGCACACGCCGGAGAAGATCATCACCGTCCACGTCGATCCGCTGATCGGCCTCGGTGCCTTCCAGGCCCGCCAGATCGCTTACGGCCTGAAGATTGGCGAGGGCAGCCCCGACCCCAAGAAGACGGTCAAGCAGTTCTGCGCGATCGTGACGGCGATGGCCAAGCTGTTCGAGAAGGAAGACTGTTCGCTCTGCGAGGTGAACCCCCTCGTGGTCACCGGCACTGGCGACGTGGTCGCGCTCGACTCCAAGATCAACTTCGACTCCAACGCCGAGGCTCGCCACAAGGAGTGGGCGGAGCTCGAGGACAAGGACGAAGAGGATCCGGTCGAGCTCGAGGCCAAGGAAGCCGGCCTCTCCTACGTGTCCCTCGACGGCAACATCGGCTGCCTGGTGAACGGCGCCGGCCTCGCGATGAGCACGATGGACATCATCAAGTACTACGGCGGTGAGCCCGCGAACTTCCTGGACGTCGGTGGCGGCGCCAACAAGGAGCAGGTCACCAAGGCGTTCAAGATGATCCTCTCGAGCGACAAGGTGAAGGGGATCTTCGTCAACATCTTCGGCGGCATCATGAAGTGCGATGTGATCGCTGAAGGCGTCGTCGCGGCGACCAAGGAGCTCGGGCTCACCGTGCCCCTCGTCGTGCGCCTCGAAGGCACCAACGTCGACCAGGGCAAGAAAATCCTCAAGGAAAGTGGGCTGAAGATCGAACCCGCCGACAGCATGGCTGACGGCGCGCAGAAGATCGTCGAGCTCGCGAAGCAGGCCTGA
- a CDS encoding serine/threonine protein kinase: MSGPLTGSPLDSSYHVEALLGRGSMGNVYLAREIKSGLEVAIKVARHATGEARERFRREVDVSAKVTHPNVVEILDYGEARLHEEDGVPYLVMERLRGETLGEHFQRPELYHDAAAHVRYTLGIVRQAALGLAAAHAEGIVHRDVKPDNLFLCGNAGSPTVKLFDFGLAKLADEPPLSRGMVAGTIEYMAPEQVLTEDADARADVYALGVVMFRLLTRELPFDEALKTELLAHQLLSPAPPPSWLLEAIPPSIERIVLSALRKHPDNRYPSMTALIADIDRALEGRDDEVRGVELKHRPDGYTPVTPLGERALERLRDIQSRPSHPPPSRPDAT; this comes from the coding sequence GTGTCTGGTCCCCTCACAGGCTCTCCCCTCGACTCGAGCTACCACGTCGAAGCGTTGCTCGGTCGCGGGAGCATGGGCAACGTCTACCTGGCGCGGGAGATCAAGAGCGGGCTGGAAGTCGCAATCAAGGTCGCACGCCACGCGACAGGCGAAGCGCGCGAACGCTTCCGCCGGGAGGTCGACGTCTCTGCAAAAGTGACGCATCCAAACGTGGTCGAAATACTCGACTACGGCGAGGCCCGCCTGCACGAGGAAGATGGCGTGCCCTACCTCGTGATGGAACGCTTGCGCGGAGAGACGCTCGGCGAGCACTTCCAGCGACCTGAACTCTATCACGACGCGGCAGCCCACGTTCGCTACACCCTCGGCATCGTGCGCCAGGCCGCGCTGGGACTTGCAGCTGCCCACGCAGAGGGCATCGTTCACCGTGACGTGAAGCCCGACAATTTATTTCTGTGCGGCAATGCAGGCAGCCCAACCGTCAAGCTGTTCGACTTCGGACTCGCGAAGCTGGCTGACGAGCCACCGCTCTCGCGCGGCATGGTCGCGGGCACCATCGAGTACATGGCGCCGGAGCAGGTATTGACGGAAGATGCCGATGCGCGCGCTGACGTGTATGCACTCGGCGTGGTCATGTTCAGGCTGCTGACAAGAGAGCTGCCATTCGATGAGGCCCTCAAGACGGAGCTCTTGGCGCACCAGCTGTTGTCTCCCGCGCCGCCGCCTTCGTGGCTACTCGAGGCGATCCCACCGTCGATCGAGCGCATCGTGCTCTCGGCGCTGCGCAAGCACCCGGACAATCGTTACCCAAGCATGACCGCGCTGATCGCCGACATCGATCGCGCGCTCGAGGGCCGCGACGATGAAGTACGCGGCGTCGAGCTCAAGCATCGACCTGATGGCTACACCCCAGTCACCCCGCTCGGAGAGCGCGCCCTGGAGCGCTTGAGAGATATTCAGAGTCGCCCGTCCCATCCCCCACCGTCACGGCCTGATGCGACCTAG
- the sucD gene encoding succinate--CoA ligase subunit alpha, which yields MSVLIGKDTKVLVQGITGSAGSFHSRQCIAYGTQIVAGCTPGRGGEKFEAEDANGKKVDVPVYDTVSEAVKATGATVSCIFVPPLGAADAILEAIDAGCELVIPITEGVPVMDMIRVRRKLEGSKTVMVGPNCPGVITPGACKIGIMPGHIHMPGKIGVVSRSGTLTYEAVGQLTHLGLGQSTAIGIGGDPVGGMDFIDCLKLFNDDPGTEAVMMMGEIGGNAEENAAAWIKANMKKPVAAFIAGTSAPPGKRMGHAGAIISGGKGTASDKIAALEAAGVKVAPTPAEMGVTLKSLL from the coding sequence ATGAGCGTTTTGATTGGTAAAGACACCAAGGTCCTGGTTCAGGGCATCACCGGCAGCGCCGGTTCCTTTCACTCTCGTCAGTGCATCGCCTACGGCACGCAAATCGTGGCCGGCTGCACCCCCGGTCGCGGTGGCGAGAAGTTCGAGGCTGAGGACGCCAACGGCAAGAAGGTCGACGTCCCCGTCTACGACACCGTGAGTGAAGCGGTGAAGGCAACGGGCGCGACCGTGAGCTGCATCTTCGTGCCGCCGCTCGGCGCCGCGGACGCAATCCTCGAGGCAATCGACGCGGGCTGCGAGCTGGTGATTCCGATCACCGAAGGCGTGCCCGTGATGGACATGATCCGCGTGCGTCGCAAGCTCGAGGGCTCCAAGACCGTGATGGTCGGCCCCAACTGCCCCGGCGTGATCACTCCGGGCGCTTGCAAGATCGGCATCATGCCTGGGCACATTCACATGCCCGGCAAGATCGGCGTGGTCAGCCGCTCCGGCACGCTGACCTACGAGGCCGTCGGGCAGCTCACCCACCTCGGCCTCGGGCAGAGCACGGCCATCGGCATCGGCGGTGACCCCGTCGGTGGCATGGACTTCATCGACTGCTTGAAGTTGTTCAACGACGACCCCGGCACCGAAGCGGTGATGATGATGGGCGAGATCGGTGGCAACGCCGAAGAGAACGCTGCCGCGTGGATCAAGGCCAACATGAAGAAGCCCGTCGCGGCCTTCATCGCGGGTACCTCGGCTCCTCCCGGAAAGCGCATGGGGCACGCCGGCGCGATCATCAGCGGTGGCAAGGGCACAGCCAGCGACAAGATCGCCGCGCTCGAGGCCGCCGGAGTGAAGGTCGCTCCCACCCCCGCGGAAATGGGTGTGACGCTCAAGAGCCTGCTCTGA